A genomic segment from Sulfitobacter mediterraneus encodes:
- a CDS encoding YraN family protein: MTKGCRHHRGRLAFHAGLAAENRIAQDYERRGFTVARRRWRGKGGEIDLIVRDGNALIFVEVKQSRDFNRAAESLSIRQKRRIYASAEEYLASEPAGSLTDVRFDVALVDGRGDTRIIENAFGHG; this comes from the coding sequence GTGACAAAAGGGTGCAGGCATCATCGTGGCAGGTTGGCATTTCATGCTGGTCTGGCGGCTGAGAACCGCATCGCGCAGGATTATGAGCGGCGTGGATTTACCGTCGCCCGGCGCCGCTGGCGTGGTAAGGGCGGTGAAATTGACTTGATTGTGCGTGATGGCAACGCTTTGATCTTTGTGGAGGTCAAGCAAAGCCGCGATTTCAACCGTGCCGCCGAAAGCCTCAGCATCCGGCAGAAGCGCCGCATTTATGCATCTGCCGAAGAATATCTCGCATCTGAACCTGCGGGAAGCCTGACGGATGTCCGCTTTGATGTGGCGTTGGTTGATGGCCGTGGCGACACCCGCATCATCGAAAACGCTTTCGGACACGGCTGA
- the gshB gene encoding glutathione synthase gives MKIAFQMDPIGDVNIDADSSFRLAEEAQARGHELFFYTPDHLAYQEGKITARGHVFTVQRVQGDHAQLGPEIEVDLADYDVVWLRQDPPFDMHYITSTHLLDRLKETTLVVNDPFWVRNYPEKLLVLDFPDLTPPTTIARDLETIKAFKAKHGDVILKPLYGNGGAGVFRLDAQDRNLTSLHELFTGFSREPLIVQKFLPAVSKGDKRVILVDGAPVGAINRVPAAGETRSNMHVGGRPEKIGLSERDLEICDAIGPLLKEKGQVFVGIDVIGDFLTEINVTSPTGIQELERFDGVNIAAKIWDAIEARRA, from the coding sequence ATGAAAATCGCCTTTCAGATGGACCCTATTGGGGACGTGAACATTGACGCCGACAGCAGCTTTCGTCTCGCTGAGGAGGCGCAGGCGCGAGGGCATGAGCTGTTCTTCTACACGCCTGATCATTTGGCCTATCAAGAGGGAAAGATCACTGCGCGCGGGCATGTCTTCACTGTGCAGCGGGTTCAGGGCGACCATGCCCAGCTTGGCCCGGAGATCGAAGTGGATCTTGCGGACTATGATGTTGTCTGGCTTCGGCAAGACCCACCATTTGACATGCATTACATCACTTCGACCCATCTGTTGGATCGTCTGAAAGAGACCACTTTGGTGGTCAATGATCCCTTTTGGGTGCGCAATTATCCCGAAAAACTGTTGGTTCTGGATTTCCCGGATTTGACGCCGCCCACCACGATTGCGCGCGACCTCGAAACGATCAAAGCGTTCAAGGCCAAACATGGCGATGTCATCCTGAAGCCGCTATACGGCAACGGTGGTGCAGGTGTGTTCCGGCTCGATGCGCAGGACCGTAACCTGACCTCGTTGCATGAACTGTTCACCGGATTCTCGCGTGAGCCGCTGATTGTGCAAAAGTTCCTGCCAGCGGTGTCTAAGGGGGACAAACGCGTGATCCTCGTTGACGGTGCGCCTGTCGGTGCGATCAATCGTGTGCCGGCGGCTGGCGAGACCCGGTCCAACATGCACGTGGGGGGGCGGCCCGAGAAGATCGGGCTCAGCGAGCGAGATCTTGAGATCTGTGATGCCATTGGGCCGCTGCTCAAGGAAAAGGGGCAGGTCTTTGTCGGCATCGATGTGATCGGCGATTTCCTGACCGAGATCAACGTGACCTCCCCCACCGGCATTCAGGAGTTGGAGCGGTTTGACGGGGTCAACATCGCCGCAAAAATCTGGGATGCCATTGAGGCCCGCCGGGCATGA
- a CDS encoding alpha/beta hydrolase: protein MSLRRPLINFWMRQVEKPAMARAKDAAALRRSLELKAKFLFHAPRGTRQNWLKLSSANGTVDALEVRPREPHAKRVILYIHGGAFVFGSPRTHAAMMAQLARRTGARVFLPQYRLAPEAPFPAAKQDLRQAWNGLLAQGIAPSDIVLGGDSAGAALALGLLAELCADGADGPAAVFCFSPLTDMAHNSNSFVQNARREAVLPAARAAECSEAYLCGCDPADPAVSPVHADFTGAPQVWLTVGDTEILRDDAHAIAARLRDCGVTVQLEEKHDLPHVWPILHNILPEARQTLDDLATWIRTLPARPSES from the coding sequence ATGAGTCTGCGCCGCCCCTTGATCAATTTCTGGATGCGGCAGGTGGAAAAACCGGCCATGGCCCGCGCCAAGGATGCTGCCGCATTGCGCCGTTCGCTTGAGCTGAAGGCGAAGTTCCTGTTTCACGCGCCGCGCGGCACCCGGCAGAACTGGCTCAAGTTGAGCAGTGCAAATGGCACCGTGGACGCCTTGGAGGTGCGCCCAAGAGAGCCGCACGCCAAACGGGTTATTCTTTACATTCATGGCGGTGCCTTCGTTTTTGGCAGCCCGCGCACCCATGCGGCGATGATGGCGCAACTGGCGCGGCGGACCGGAGCGCGGGTCTTCTTGCCGCAATACCGGTTGGCACCAGAGGCGCCTTTCCCTGCGGCGAAACAGGATTTGCGCCAAGCCTGGAACGGGTTATTGGCGCAGGGCATCGCTCCTTCCGATATCGTCTTGGGCGGTGACAGCGCTGGCGCTGCATTGGCGCTGGGCCTTTTGGCTGAGCTTTGCGCCGATGGGGCTGATGGGCCCGCCGCTGTGTTCTGTTTTTCACCGCTCACGGATATGGCGCATAACAGCAACAGCTTTGTTCAGAACGCCCGGCGAGAGGCGGTTTTGCCCGCAGCGCGGGCCGCAGAATGCAGTGAGGCCTATCTTTGCGGTTGCGATCCTGCTGATCCGGCAGTCAGCCCGGTTCACGCCGATTTCACCGGCGCCCCGCAGGTGTGGCTGACGGTGGGGGACACCGAGATATTGCGAGATGACGCCCATGCCATCGCCGCCCGGTTGCGGGATTGTGGGGTGACGGTGCAATTGGAGGAGAAGCATGATTTACCCCATGTTTGGCCGATTCTGCACAATATCCTGCCCGAGGCGCGGCAAACGCTGGATGACCTTGCCACCTGGATCAGGACACTGCCGGCCCGGCCAAGCGAAAGCTGA
- a CDS encoding YifB family Mg chelatase-like AAA ATPase, with translation MVSRAYSVAFQGVEARMVEVQCAVTTGLPAFSIVGLPDKAVSEARDRVRTALSSMAIALPSKRITVNLSPADLPKEGSHFDLPVAMALLAALDILPDDVTQNIVALGELSLDGTLVPVVGALPAAMAAAEHNRGLLCPAGSGAEAAWVGTTQVIAAATLGDVVRHYTGQNPLRPAEPGEVPDAPQGRDLRDVKGQERAKRALEIAAAGRHHLMFVGTPGSGKSMLAARLPSILPPLTPAEALETSMIHSLAGLLDEGGISRARPFREPHHTASMAAIIGGGRQAKPGEVSLAHNGVLFMDEFPEFPRTVLETLRQPIETGEVMIARANAHVKYPCRFMLVAAANPCKCGYLSDPDRACARVPHCGEDYLGRISGPLMDRFDLRVDVPPVAFTDLDLPAGGDSSVEVAARVAQARGVQATRYKDMDAMRVNADAEGDQLEKIATPDSEARALLVKAAERFNLSARGYHRVIRVARTIADLEGSDTVRKPHIAEAISFRLAGPAVS, from the coding sequence ATGGTTTCACGCGCCTATTCGGTGGCGTTTCAGGGGGTAGAGGCCCGGATGGTCGAGGTGCAATGCGCCGTAACTACTGGGTTGCCAGCGTTTTCAATCGTGGGCCTGCCCGACAAAGCCGTGTCCGAAGCCCGCGACCGCGTGCGGACTGCGCTCAGTTCCATGGCAATCGCGCTGCCTTCCAAACGTATCACCGTGAACCTCAGCCCTGCCGATTTGCCCAAAGAGGGCAGCCATTTTGATCTGCCAGTTGCCATGGCACTGCTGGCGGCGCTCGACATCCTGCCTGATGACGTCACCCAGAACATCGTGGCCTTGGGCGAATTGTCACTGGATGGCACCTTGGTTCCGGTCGTTGGCGCGCTGCCCGCTGCGATGGCCGCGGCGGAACACAATCGCGGACTGCTTTGCCCCGCAGGTTCCGGTGCCGAGGCGGCATGGGTTGGCACGACCCAAGTGATTGCGGCCGCCACTTTGGGCGATGTGGTCCGTCACTACACCGGTCAAAATCCATTACGCCCCGCCGAGCCCGGCGAAGTGCCTGATGCGCCGCAAGGGCGTGATCTGCGTGATGTAAAAGGGCAGGAACGCGCCAAACGGGCGCTTGAGATTGCGGCGGCCGGGCGGCACCACCTTATGTTTGTCGGCACACCCGGATCAGGCAAAAGCATGTTGGCGGCGCGGCTGCCATCGATCCTGCCGCCGTTGACACCAGCAGAAGCATTGGAAACCTCGATGATCCATTCGCTGGCCGGACTGTTGGACGAAGGCGGCATTTCCCGCGCCCGCCCCTTTCGCGAGCCACACCACACCGCATCCATGGCCGCGATTATCGGTGGCGGACGTCAGGCCAAGCCCGGTGAGGTCAGTCTGGCACACAACGGGGTTCTCTTCATGGACGAGTTTCCCGAATTTCCACGCACGGTTCTCGAAACACTGCGCCAGCCGATCGAGACCGGCGAGGTGATGATTGCCCGCGCCAATGCCCATGTGAAATACCCCTGCCGATTCATGCTGGTGGCGGCGGCCAACCCGTGCAAATGCGGCTACCTCAGCGACCCCGACCGTGCCTGCGCCCGCGTACCGCACTGCGGTGAGGACTACCTTGGCCGCATTTCAGGGCCGCTGATGGACCGGTTTGATCTGCGCGTGGACGTGCCACCTGTCGCCTTTACGGATCTGGACCTGCCTGCTGGCGGTGACAGTTCGGTCGAGGTAGCCGCACGGGTTGCGCAAGCCCGCGGCGTGCAGGCCACGCGATACAAAGACATGGATGCGATGCGGGTCAATGCAGATGCCGAAGGGGATCAGCTCGAAAAAATCGCAACCCCGGACAGCGAAGCGCGGGCGCTGCTGGTGAAGGCGGCAGAGCGGTTCAATCTGTCGGCACGCGGGTATCACAGGGTGATCCGGGTGGCGCGCACCATCGCCGATCTGGAAGGCTCAGACACGGTGCGCAAGCCCCATATCGCCGAGGCGATCAGCTTTCGCTTGGCCGGGCCGGCAGTGTCCTGA
- a CDS encoding glutathione S-transferase, with translation MSYDLYIGDRTFSSWSLRGWLMLEKFNLPYQAHLVGLYGGTMAQEMADLAPAVLVPALRTPEGTVVGESLAIAETLAERHPDAGLWPKDAAERAAARWLCAAMTAGFGALRDACPMQLQHVNKGFAVSEAVQKDLDRIEVLWQHAQATRKEDGPWLFGRYSLADAFYAPICARIVGYDLPVSDAARRYCETTINDPAFKEWRAEGLKVTYDPFPYDMGVPVRSWPVAE, from the coding sequence ATGAGTTATGATCTTTATATCGGCGATCGCACCTTCTCTAGCTGGTCCTTGCGGGGCTGGCTGATGCTGGAAAAATTCAACCTGCCCTATCAGGCACATCTGGTCGGCCTCTATGGCGGCACTATGGCGCAAGAGATGGCTGATCTGGCCCCTGCCGTTCTGGTGCCAGCCTTGCGCACGCCGGAAGGCACGGTTGTCGGGGAAAGCCTTGCCATTGCCGAAACACTCGCCGAGCGGCACCCGGATGCCGGGCTCTGGCCCAAAGATGCCGCAGAACGCGCCGCCGCCCGCTGGCTATGCGCCGCGATGACCGCCGGATTTGGCGCCTTGCGCGATGCCTGCCCTATGCAGCTACAGCATGTGAACAAAGGCTTTGCTGTCTCTGAGGCCGTGCAAAAAGATCTGGACCGGATTGAGGTGCTTTGGCAGCACGCGCAGGCCACACGCAAAGAAGACGGCCCCTGGCTCTTTGGCAGATACAGCCTTGCCGATGCCTTTTACGCGCCGATCTGTGCCCGTATCGTAGGGTACGACCTGCCGGTCAGTGACGCCGCGCGTCGGTATTGCGAGACCACGATCAACGATCCGGCGTTCAAGGAATGGCGGGCTGAGGGGCTTAAGGTCACTTACGATCCCTTCCCCTATGACATGGGCGTTCCGGTCAGAAGCTGGCCCGTCGCGGAGTGA
- a CDS encoding histidine phosphatase family protein encodes MTVWHWVRHGPTHEKTFVGWRDVPADLSDTAQIARLSEHLPSPAIVISSDLIRASATADVLHHRKRRRLPHAADLRELHFGVWDGMHFTEVAARDPELSRAYWETPGDIAPPGGESWNQTAARVNRVVDQLNAAHPDAHIIAVAHFGVILTQVQRAMGASPTEAMAHKIDNLSVTQLSHHKGEWNIGHINHVP; translated from the coding sequence ATGACCGTTTGGCACTGGGTACGCCATGGCCCGACCCATGAGAAAACATTTGTAGGCTGGCGTGATGTGCCCGCAGATCTGTCCGACACTGCACAAATCGCGCGGCTGTCTGAGCATCTGCCATCACCTGCTATTGTAATCTCTTCCGATTTGATCCGGGCCAGCGCAACGGCTGATGTGCTGCACCATCGGAAACGTCGCCGCCTGCCCCATGCGGCGGATCTGCGAGAGCTGCACTTCGGCGTTTGGGATGGCATGCACTTCACCGAGGTCGCGGCTCGCGATCCTGAACTGTCCCGCGCTTATTGGGAAACCCCCGGCGACATCGCACCGCCTGGCGGCGAAAGCTGGAACCAAACAGCGGCGCGGGTAAACCGCGTGGTGGATCAGTTGAACGCCGCCCACCCCGACGCGCATATTATCGCGGTGGCGCATTTTGGCGTGATCCTGACGCAGGTGCAGCGGGCCATGGGCGCCTCTCCAACAGAGGCGATGGCGCACAAAATCGACAACCTGTCGGTGACGCAGCTGTCACATCACAAAGGTGAGTGGAACATCGGGCATATCAATCACGTTCCGTGA
- the cobU gene encoding bifunctional adenosylcobinamide kinase/adenosylcobinamide-phosphate guanylyltransferase yields MLPRSTFVLGGAASGKSSWAEEFLEKDARPMVYLATGQIFDDEVAAKVKIHRDRRDARWRTVEAPLDLAPVLADLTDAETVLVDCATMWLTNHLMQENDLAAAQSDFLQALRNCAAPWVIVSNEVGHGIVPDNALARRFREAQGRLNIALAAEADLVVHVTVGLPQVLKGVLP; encoded by the coding sequence ATGTTGCCGCGATCTACCTTCGTGCTAGGAGGCGCCGCCTCCGGCAAATCAAGTTGGGCTGAAGAGTTCCTGGAAAAAGATGCGCGGCCAATGGTTTACCTTGCCACGGGTCAAATTTTCGATGACGAGGTCGCGGCCAAGGTAAAAATCCACCGGGATCGCCGCGATGCGCGTTGGCGCACGGTCGAAGCGCCTTTGGATCTTGCCCCGGTTTTGGCTGATCTGACCGATGCGGAGACAGTTTTGGTCGATTGCGCCACCATGTGGCTGACCAACCATTTGATGCAGGAAAATGACCTGGCCGCCGCCCAATCCGATTTCCTGCAAGCTTTACGCAATTGCGCCGCCCCTTGGGTGATCGTGTCCAATGAGGTAGGCCACGGCATCGTGCCTGACAACGCGCTCGCCCGGCGGTTCCGCGAGGCACAGGGACGGCTCAATATCGCGCTGGCGGCCGAGGCCGATCTGGTCGTTCATGTCACTGTTGGCCTGCCGCAAGTTTTGAAAGGCGTTTTGCCATGA
- a CDS encoding RNA polymerase factor sigma-32: MTMQSAREFSLTRTAMKAELLDAETELELAYAWRDNRDEAALHRLITAYMRLAISMAGKFKRYGAPMNDLIQEAGLGLMKAADKFDPDRGVRFSTYAIWWIKASIQDHVMRNWSMVRTGSTSSQKSLFFNMRRVQAQLERTASSNGETLDQHQMRQMISAEIGVPLHDVEMMDGRLSGSDFSLNATQSAEDEGREWIDTLVDESAQAADVVEQSHDIAQLRNWLVSAMGELTDREQFILRERKLRDKPRTLESLGDELSLSKERVRQLEAAAFGKMRKSLEGQSKEIRHFLN; the protein is encoded by the coding sequence ATGACAATGCAATCCGCGCGTGAGTTTTCTCTGACCCGAACGGCGATGAAGGCCGAACTTCTCGATGCCGAGACCGAGCTTGAACTGGCCTATGCATGGCGCGACAACCGCGATGAAGCCGCTCTGCACCGGTTGATAACTGCCTACATGCGATTGGCCATTTCGATGGCGGGCAAATTCAAGCGTTATGGCGCACCGATGAACGATCTGATCCAGGAGGCCGGACTTGGTCTGATGAAAGCGGCGGACAAGTTTGACCCTGATCGCGGCGTGCGATTTTCGACTTATGCAATCTGGTGGATCAAGGCGAGTATTCAGGACCATGTGATGCGCAACTGGTCGATGGTGCGCACCGGGTCCACCTCTTCGCAAAAGTCGCTGTTCTTCAATATGCGCCGCGTGCAGGCGCAACTGGAGCGGACGGCGTCGTCCAATGGTGAAACCCTTGATCAGCATCAGATGCGGCAGATGATCTCGGCCGAGATTGGCGTGCCGCTTCATGACGTGGAAATGATGGATGGCCGTCTGTCCGGCTCCGACTTTTCTTTGAATGCCACACAGTCGGCGGAGGACGAAGGCCGCGAGTGGATTGATACGCTGGTGGATGAGAGCGCGCAGGCCGCAGATGTGGTTGAGCAAAGCCATGACATCGCGCAATTGCGCAATTGGCTGGTCTCGGCGATGGGCGAATTGACCGACCGTGAACAATTCATCCTGCGCGAACGCAAATTGCGCGACAAACCCCGCACCTTGGAAAGCCTCGGCGATGAGTTGAGCCTGTCCAAGGAGCGTGTGCGCCAGTTGGAGGCGGCGGCCTTTGGAAAGATGCGCAAATCGCTTGAGGGGCAGTCCAAAGAGATCCGGCATTTCCTCAATTGA
- the coaBC gene encoding bifunctional phosphopantothenoylcysteine decarboxylase/phosphopantothenate--cysteine ligase CoaBC, whose product MLAGKHILLIIGGGIAAFKSLDLIRRLRERGAEVTPVLTRAGTEFVTPLSVSALAGKKVFQDLFDLGDEAEMGHIQLSRVADLLVVAPATADLMAKMAQGHANDLASTLLLATDTPVMIAPAMNVRMWDHPATQRNLGILKSDGIAVVGPNEGDMACGEFGPGRMAEPLEIVAAIETRLADGPLKGKRVLVTSGPTHEPIDPVRYIANRSSGAQGSAIGAALAALGAEVIFVTGPADVPPPEGVTVIKVQTAQDMMQAVQDTLPVDAGVFAAAVADWRVDGASDRKLKKSKDGLPSLAFAENPDILKTVSQMTKGRPPLMVGFAAETNDVIDHATAKRKRKGCDWIVANDVSPATGIMGGTENAVTLITDTGAESWPRMGKDEVARKLAARIADAISG is encoded by the coding sequence ATGCTGGCAGGCAAACATATTCTGCTGATCATCGGGGGTGGCATTGCCGCCTTCAAATCGCTTGACCTGATCCGCCGCCTGCGTGAACGCGGCGCCGAGGTCACGCCGGTCCTAACGCGGGCTGGAACGGAATTTGTGACGCCCCTATCAGTCTCTGCGCTGGCGGGGAAAAAGGTGTTTCAGGATCTCTTCGATCTGGGTGATGAGGCCGAGATGGGTCATATCCAGCTTAGCCGCGTTGCCGATCTGTTGGTGGTGGCCCCCGCGACCGCCGATCTGATGGCCAAAATGGCGCAGGGCCATGCCAATGATCTGGCCTCAACGCTCCTGCTGGCCACAGATACCCCGGTGATGATCGCACCTGCAATGAATGTGCGCATGTGGGACCATCCCGCGACCCAGCGCAATCTGGGCATCTTGAAATCCGATGGCATTGCCGTGGTTGGCCCGAATGAGGGCGACATGGCCTGCGGCGAATTTGGACCGGGCCGTATGGCCGAACCGCTCGAGATCGTCGCGGCCATCGAGACGCGGTTGGCCGATGGCCCCTTGAAGGGCAAGCGGGTGCTTGTCACCTCTGGCCCCACGCATGAGCCGATTGATCCGGTGCGCTACATCGCCAATCGGTCCTCTGGTGCGCAGGGCAGTGCCATAGGGGCTGCTCTGGCGGCGCTGGGCGCAGAGGTCATCTTTGTCACCGGTCCCGCCGATGTGCCGCCGCCCGAGGGTGTCACAGTGATCAAGGTGCAAACCGCGCAGGACATGATGCAGGCGGTGCAAGATACCCTGCCAGTGGATGCGGGCGTCTTTGCCGCCGCCGTGGCAGACTGGCGCGTGGACGGGGCCAGTGACCGCAAGCTCAAGAAATCCAAAGACGGGTTGCCGAGCCTGGCCTTTGCCGAAAACCCTGACATCCTGAAAACGGTCAGCCAGATGACGAAAGGCCGCCCGCCGCTCATGGTGGGATTTGCAGCAGAGACCAATGATGTGATTGATCACGCCACGGCCAAGCGGAAGCGTAAGGGTTGTGACTGGATTGTCGCCAATGACGTATCCCCCGCCACAGGCATCATGGGCGGTACAGAAAACGCTGTGACCTTGATTACTGACACAGGTGCAGAAAGCTGGCCGCGCATGGGCAAGGATGAGGTGGCCCGCAAATTGGCCGCGCGGATTGCGGATGCGATCTCGGGTTAG
- the dut gene encoding dUTP diphosphatase — translation MTWAEGADTALGLPAYETPGAAGADLRANLPDCAVVLPPMGRALIPTGLHLEIPPGFEVQLRPRSGLALKHGITLPNSPGTIDSDYRGPVGVIMLNTGAEPFEVTHGMRVAQMVVAPVVQARFETAAQLGETARGSGGFGSTGVG, via the coding sequence ATGACATGGGCAGAAGGTGCCGATACCGCACTGGGCCTGCCTGCATATGAAACACCGGGCGCGGCGGGGGCTGATCTGCGGGCCAATCTGCCAGACTGTGCGGTGGTCCTGCCGCCAATGGGCCGCGCGTTGATCCCGACCGGGTTGCATTTGGAAATTCCGCCGGGGTTTGAGGTGCAGCTGCGCCCGCGTTCCGGTCTGGCGTTGAAACATGGCATCACCCTGCCCAACAGCCCCGGCACCATCGACAGCGATTACCGCGGGCCCGTGGGGGTTATTATGCTGAACACGGGCGCGGAGCCGTTTGAGGTAACGCACGGCATGCGTGTCGCACAAATGGTTGTTGCTCCTGTTGTGCAGGCCCGGTTCGAAACGGCTGCACAACTGGGCGAAACCGCACGCGGCAGTGGCGGATTTGGCTCTACCGGGGTCGGCTGA
- a CDS encoding HesA/MoeB/ThiF family protein — protein MVLVLLIAAGIWFGGMVFDVPRRLRLTLLAILYVAVLGIQLAFPDLHPLRVMTGQSPAPWLLLGGFALIVAGYRAILKRLRLKATPKIENAPDTAQKSAAFSDTELNRYARHIVLREIGGAGQRALKDAKVLVVGAGGLGAPALQYLAAAGVGTIGVIDDDVVENANLQRQVIHKDAAIGMPKVFSAQAEMEAQNPFVTVRPYHRRLTEEIATELIADYDLVLDGTDNFETRYLVNAICVAEKTPLVSGALSQWEGQLSVFDPALKAPCYQCIFPQAPAAHLAPSCAEAGVIGPLPGVIGAMMAAEAIKLITGAGNPARGQMLIYDALFGESRTITLSRRKDCPVCGAGEPS, from the coding sequence ATGGTTTTGGTTCTGCTCATCGCCGCCGGCATCTGGTTCGGCGGTATGGTCTTTGATGTACCGCGACGGCTGCGGCTCACGTTACTGGCGATTCTCTATGTTGCGGTTTTGGGCATTCAACTGGCCTTTCCAGACCTGCACCCCCTGCGGGTGATGACAGGTCAAAGCCCTGCACCCTGGCTTTTGCTGGGTGGCTTTGCCCTGATCGTGGCGGGATACCGGGCGATCTTGAAGAGACTGCGCCTGAAGGCCACGCCGAAGATCGAGAACGCGCCGGACACAGCGCAGAAATCTGCCGCCTTTTCAGACACTGAGCTCAACCGATATGCCCGCCACATTGTACTGCGCGAGATTGGCGGCGCAGGGCAGCGGGCGCTCAAGGATGCCAAGGTGCTTGTGGTTGGCGCGGGCGGTCTCGGCGCTCCGGCGCTGCAATACCTCGCGGCGGCGGGCGTTGGCACCATCGGCGTGATCGACGATGACGTCGTTGAGAATGCCAATCTGCAACGGCAGGTCATCCACAAGGATGCGGCCATAGGCATGCCCAAGGTGTTTTCGGCCCAGGCAGAAATGGAAGCCCAAAACCCCTTTGTCACAGTGCGCCCCTATCACCGCCGCCTGACCGAGGAGATCGCAACCGAATTGATCGCAGACTATGATCTGGTGCTGGATGGTACGGATAACTTCGAAACGCGATACTTGGTTAACGCGATCTGTGTCGCAGAGAAAACGCCGCTAGTGTCTGGCGCGCTGAGCCAATGGGAAGGACAGTTGAGCGTCTTTGACCCGGCGCTAAAAGCCCCCTGCTATCAGTGTATTTTTCCTCAAGCGCCCGCTGCGCATCTCGCGCCGAGCTGTGCCGAGGCAGGTGTGATTGGCCCCTTGCCGGGCGTGATCGGGGCGATGATGGCGGCAGAGGCGATCAAACTGATCACCGGTGCAGGCAACCCCGCGCGGGGTCAGATGTTGATCTATGATGCGCTCTTTGGTGAAAGCCGCACGATCACTCTATCCCGGCGAAAGGATTGCCCGGTTTGTGGAGCTGGTGAGCCATCCTGA
- a CDS encoding DUF1428 domain-containing protein: MPYVNGMVVAVPNANKEAYIRMARAMVPLFEKHGALEVVDCWGVDVPPGKVTSFPMAVQCKEDETVVFSWITWPDKATADSGMEAAMSDPAMGEMGDFPFDGARMIFGGFERI; this comes from the coding sequence ATGCCATATGTCAACGGCATGGTTGTCGCAGTCCCCAACGCCAACAAAGAGGCCTACATCCGGATGGCCCGCGCTATGGTGCCGCTGTTCGAGAAACACGGTGCGTTGGAGGTCGTGGATTGCTGGGGCGTGGATGTGCCCCCCGGCAAAGTGACGTCCTTTCCCATGGCGGTGCAGTGCAAAGAGGATGAAACCGTGGTGTTTTCTTGGATCACATGGCCGGACAAAGCCACTGCCGACAGCGGCATGGAGGCAGCGATGAGCGATCCTGCGATGGGCGAGATGGGCGATTTTCCCTTTGACGGGGCGCGCATGATCTTTGGTGGATTCGAACGGATTTAA